The Mercurialis annua linkage group LG8, ddMerAnnu1.2, whole genome shotgun sequence genome window below encodes:
- the LOC130014935 gene encoding K(+) efflux antiporter 3, chloroplastic-like produces the protein MQTGLQLGSKLLKGLGVMSDDVDFASRLVQDSMEIQAQGDLSKTDGQAVDVMKPMQVGVDGSVGIEVPVQKSLRQKQIEQSEDQGKGVLYCELSKENGFPVKSDDVATEQKNMIET, from the exons ATGCAGACAGGTTTGCAACTTGGCTCTAAGCTTTTGAAAGGACTTGGTGTCATGTCCGATGATGTAGATTTTGCGAGTCGACTCGTTCAAGACTCTATGGAGATACAAGCTCAAGGTGACCTTAGCAAAACTGATGGTCAAGCAGTtgatgttatgaaaccaatgcAG GTAGGAGTTGATGGTTCTGTCGGGATCGAAGTACCCGTGCAGAAATCACTAAGACAGAAACAGATAGAGCAGTCCGAGGATCAAGGTAAGGGTGTACTGTATTGTGAACTTAGCAAAGAAAATGGTTTTCCGGTTAAATCAGATGATGTTGCTACGGAGCAGAAgaatatgatagaaacatag
- the LOC126660127 gene encoding uncharacterized protein LOC126660127 produces MANQGHNESVPMKPSTAVDNDGNAHGSSDTDEEKKDRSDGDYAASEGGEDYAASEGTEEEEREMQEYRRILEESDGFDIGKAPTKNYIGGRAELVVKDLEDARTTDCIEAVNVAIELENEVEGANLEFVEVIKANWTGFTYYWVTFLARNKTTGEVNTYQSKIYNNLADGEIEIDLFRLKPSGDSTAIQA; encoded by the exons ATGGCTAACCAAGGCCACAATGAGTCGGTGCCGATGAAGCCAAGCACTGCTGTTGATAATGACGGCAACGCGCACGGCAGTTCTGATACTGACGAGGAGAAGAAGGACAGGAGCGATGGTGATTATGCTGCCTCTGAAGGCGGCGAAGATTATGCTGCTTCTGAGGGCACGGAGGAAGAAGAAAGGGAAATGCAGGAATATCGGAGAATTCTGGAGGAGTCTGAT GGTTTTGATATCGGAAAAGCTCCCACAAAGAATTATATTGGTGGTAGAGCCGAGCTTGTTGTGAAAGATTTGGAAGATGCTCGTACCACGGACTGCATTGAGGCTGTCAATGTAGCAATTGAGCTAGAGAACGAGGTGGAG GGTGCAAATTTGGAATTCGTGGAGGTAATCAAGGCAAATTGGACAGGATTTACTTATTATTGGGTAACCTTTTTAGCTCGAAACAAGACTACCGGAGAGGTCAACACTTATCAATCAAAGATCTATAACAATTTGGCGGATGGCGAGATTGAAATCGATTTATTCAGGCTCAAACCAAGTGGAGATAGTACAG CTATCCAAGCTTAA
- the LOC126660597 gene encoding uncharacterized protein LOC126660597 codes for MAPPKRKTPKKNKEKDAATQKRLKVIVTWQKYLKSKIRKQSETGLVLEGNYNKKFENEDDRKEFSPQILVNNFGFLTPDLSLKDFKPVTEWLKDVGICTELGCPYKGTLPDNYKTFKPQPPFFTIESADYEEGIISDDYIATLLEEGPVLGVIGVYTSFTCLKAGVRNLEGADCGM; via the exons ATGGCTCCTCCAAAACGAAAAACTCcaaagaaaaacaaagaaaaagatgCAGCCACCCAG aaaagACTCAAAGTAATCGTGACTTGGCAAAAATACCTGAAAAGTAAAATACGAAAGCAATCAGAAA CTGGATTGGTTTTGGAGGGAAACTACAACAAGAAGTTTGAAAATGAAGATGATCGGAAAGAGTTCTCTCCGCAAATTCTTGTGAACAACTTTGGTTTTTTGACCCCTGATTTAAGTTTAAAGGATTTTAAGCCAGTGACTGAGTGGTTGAAAGATGTAGGGATATGTACTGAGTTAGGGTGCCCTTATAAAGGGACATTGCCGGACAATTACAAGACG TTCAAACCCCAGCCTCCGTTTTTCACTATCGAGAGCGCGGATTATGAAGAAGGGATCATTTCAGACGATTACATCGCAACACTGCTTGAAGAAGGGCCAGTGTTAGGTGTTATAGGGGTCTATACTAGTTTTACCTGCTTGAAGGCTGGGGTAA GAAATCTGGAAGGGGCCGATTGCGGGATGTAA
- the LOC126660126 gene encoding uncharacterized protein LOC126660126, translating into MTNNQGHYDSVPTKPNTTVDNEGSVHGHAVEEPPRQEPKESVFDDSSDTDEEDAFDESSDTDEEDAFDDSSDTDEEDADAWFGRFDAWFGEFLKESCFRTLRAYLAVKAFEDGRATACIEAVNAAIERENEKEGANLELVQVTKAKARSTIYYVTFLAKNKTTGDIDTYRLKAGGEFGLSKPVLRFLHPGVTEIIKIA; encoded by the exons ATGACTAATAACCAAGGCCACTATGATTCCGTGCCGACGAAGCCAAACACTACTGTCGATAATGAAGGCAGTGTGCATGGCCATGCCGTTGAAGAACCACCACGGCAGGAGCCAAAGGAAAGCGTGTTTGACGACAGTTCTGATACTGACGAGGAGGATGCTTTTGACGAGAGTTCTGATACTGACGAGGAGGATGCTTTTGACGACAGTTCTGATACTGACGAGGAGGATGCTGATGCTTGGTTTGGGAGATTTGATGCTTGGTTTGGGGAATTTCTGAAGGAGTCTTGT TTTAGAACTCTCCGTGCTTATTTGGCGGTGAAAGCTTTTGAAGATGGTCGTGCCACGGCCTGCATTGAAGCTGTCAATGCAGCAATCGAGCGAGAGAACGAAAAGGAG GGTGCAAATTTGGAACTTGTGCAGGTGACCAAGGCAAAGGCACGATCTACTATTTATtatgtaacctttttagctaaaaACAAGACTACCGGAGACATCGACACTTATCGATTGAAAGCTGGTGGCGAGTTCGGACTTAGTAAACCAGTACTAAGATTTCT CCATCCAGGCGTAACTGAAATCATCAAGATCGCATAA
- the LOC126660125 gene encoding uncharacterized protein LOC126660125: protein MSNLDCVESVPIKLNAAVDDERNVRGLSDYELPSQTPKRIVLVKRKADFDDNSVSDDEEESGDDSDCDEVSDNEGRKEEKIVYAEEVEDDGYEGSEQQEKDFEDYVKIVKESEGFEIGKGYRGFIIGVKASVNLKDPEDIYTKNCIEAVHSAIKQQNHEKGANLEFVELTSANWTSFALYYATFKARNKTTNEVNTYQTKVFRCLIDGETEIDLFRLKPIRDGTAIQA from the exons ATGTCTAACTTAGACTGCGTGGAGTCGGTGCCGATAAAGCTAAACGCTGCTGTTGACGATGAAAGGAATGTGCGTGGCCTGTCCGACTACGAATTACCCTCGCAGACGCCAAAAAGAATAGTTTTGGTGAAGCGAAAGGCTGATTTTGACGACAACTCTGTTTCCGACGACGAGGAGGAGAGCGGTGATGATTCTGATTGCGATGAGGTCTCAGATAATGAAGgcagaaaagaagaaaaaattgtaTATGCGGAGGAGGTGGAGGATGATGGTTATGAAGGCAGCGAACAGCAGGAAAAGGACTTTGAGGATTATGTGAAAATTGTGAAGGAGTCTGAA GGTTTTGAAATCGGAAAAGGTTACAGAGGGTTTATTATTGGTGTTAAAGCCTCGGTCAATCTAAAGGATCCTGAGGATATTTATACCAAGAACTGCATTGAGGCTGTTCATTCTGCAATCAAGCAACAGAACCATGAGAAG GGTGCAAATTTGGAATTCGTGGAGCTGACTAGCGCAAATTGGACATCATTCGCTCTTTATTATGCAACCTTTAAAGCTAGAAACAAGACTACTAATGAGGTGAACACTTATCAAACAAAGGTCTTTCGCTGTTTAATTGATGGCGAGACTGAAATTGATTTGTTCAGGCTTAAACCAATTCGAGATGGTACAG CTATCCAAGCCTAA